cttaataaatatttgttaaataaattaatggaaGCAAGAGTAATCTTGGATTGGAAAGGAGAAGGTGCTGTAGAAGTCTGTTGGGTTAAGCTAGAGTAGTATTAGTGGGTATGATAAAGAGGAACAGTTGGaataatatgaaagaaaaatggaaagggcTTAAATGTTTAGTTGGCTAAGAGGAAGGGAAAGTTGAGAGTGACCTATTTGTAGTCTTGAAGATTGTCCTTAGTCTTTCAAATTAAGTGAAAAGCAAATGCCAAACTGTCATGTCATTTAATGATTTGAGAGGCTTTGCTGAAAACTTTAACCTAGTTTTTATAGAAATGATGTAAGTAATCTGTTTTGTCTGTGCTTACCAAGGACTATCTTAGTATTTGTCAAGGAATCAAGTCTTCCTGGCACCACCTGCCAGGAGTTGGGGGAAAATTGTGTTCTGGTCTGCTGCAGAAGTGTTTGCTattgaaaattaaatacatatagaCCGTGGAGCCCCGTTTGTGACTATAGTCTTAGCTGCTCAAGAGCCTGAGAAagaaagatctcttgagcccaggagtttgaggctgcagtgtctatgactgtgccattgcactgcagtctgggcaatagagcgagaccccatctctagtatttagaagaatttttactccagagtctctctctctctctctctctctctctctctctctctctctctctctctctctccctctctccctctctccctctctctccctctctccctctctccctccctctctcatgtCCATTTGCAGTTACTCTCCATTTTGTTCCTTAATGTCCTAACCCTGAGCAACCACAGGTCTACCtcctgtttctatgaatttgcctattttggacattttatataaacagaaccatGCAAGAATATGTGGTCTTTAGTGACTGgtgtttttcacttagcataatgccgtaggctcatccatgttgtagtatctgtcagtatttcattccttctttatggtgaaataatatttcattttatgaatatacaCCATATttgatttatccattcatcagttagtaagcatttgggttgcttctgctTTGGGGCTGTTAAggataatgcttctgtgaacattcatgtacacatttttgtgtgaacatatgttttcatttctcttgggtatgtaCTTGATTTATTCACTCCTGTGCAGACTTCAGAATAGCACTTCTGCTATCTCTGGGCTTCTGTATTTTTCAAACCTTTTAAATATGTTACCAATTAGGAATGTTGTAGCCCCTGCCCTAGTCgcttaaaaaaaattcaggtctCATGTTGGCTTATATAAAATTGTATGACATCTAAATTCATCCACCACTGTATCACACATGCCTCAGTTGAAGCATATTTAAGAAGGCTCTAGCCCATCTGCTGATGGTACATGCTGTCATTGTGGCTTAGTAGCCAGGTAGATGGATGCATATAAGAGAtttcaaattataataatttataattttgtacGCCTTCTGTCCTTTATTATGATAAAAATGTAAGTGGTTACTAACTACTGTTAATGATGCAACTTTAACTCAAAATTCCTTGTATCTTTCTTTCAAGCTTCTAAATTACTTTAATTGAAGAGCTTCCCAAGATTCAAGGTGAATTTAAAGTTAAAAGATTGTCATTTGTAAGTACTtaactgtgtgaataaggattTTCCCAGCATTGCACAACTAAATCAAATATAGAAAGAGCATAGAGCATTGGAAGAATAAAAAACAGATAGCATTGATGTTTGAAATGTAGTTAGAGGCTGGTTTGTTGAGGAGCCTAAATACttgtttttaaactctttttttgtttgagacagggtctccctctgtctcccattctggagtgcagtggaacggtcatggcttactgcagcctcaacctcccaggttcaggtgatcctctcatctcagcctcctgggtagctgggactacaggcacacaccagtacacctggccaattttttttttttttttttgtattttctgtagagatggggtttcaccatgttgcccagcctggtcttgaactcctgagctcaaataatccacccacctcagttttccaaagtgttaggattataggcgtgagctaccacgcccagccagatatGAGATTTTTGTAATGAGAAAATGATCAGGAGTTATATACCCAGTTCTGGCCCTTTTGCTTGTAGTCTGTAAGAATCATAGGCAAGTGCttagttgattttatttttaaaagtaattctaCAAGtaacatatttctttctttctttttttttaatttaaagagatggggtcatACCACGTTGCCCAGTCTGAAATGCCAGTGGCTATTCAGAGGTAtgatcatagtgcactgcagcccctctaactcctggcctcaagtgatcctcctgcctcagcctcctgagtgactgggactacaggcatgcaccgctaTGCCTGGATAGTACATTACCTACTTTACAATATTAGAATATTACAGATTAAAcagttctggctgggtgtggtggctcacacctgtaatcccagcattctgggaggccaaggtgggcggatcacttgaggtcaggagttgagaccagcctgggcaatatggtgaaatcccgtctctactaaaaatgcaaaattagccaggtatggtggcgcatacgtgcaatcccagctacttgggagactgaggcaggaggattgcttgaacccaggagacggaggttgcagttagccgagatcgcgccactgcactccagcctgggagacagagtttcactctgtctaaaaacaaaaacaaaaaaaacctaaacaaTTCCTGACCACTTACGTTGCTCTAGTGCTCTCTCCCACTTCCCACCATTCAACATTTAGAGCGGATATTAGGGGAAAgaaatatgtttgtatttttgttgaatACAAACATTATTCTTGAAGAATATGGGTAATAATGATACTATTGGAGAGGTGGATctacaggctagagtgcagtggcacaatcacggctcactgcagtctcaacctcccaaggctcaggtgatcctcctgtcccttactcccagtagctgggactaaaggtgcttgccaccatgcccagctaatttgtgtgtgtgtgtgtgtatagttttttgtttgtttgtttgtttttagtagagacagggtttcaccatattgcccaggcaggtctcgaactcctaggatcaagtgatctgcctgcctgagcctcccaaagtgctgagattataggcgtgagccaccgcatctggccacaAGTTTTCTATATAGAGGAAACAAATGGAACTCTTAAGAGTGGATGAGCTCCCTGAAGCAGAATATAAACCAGGAACCAACACAGATATCAAGTATTCTTCGTTATCATTAAGATACGCAAGATAAATGAGCATGTTTtgagataaattattattttaaaaagggaaagatgGAAGATTCAGGAGAGAACAAGGGCTATTTAATTCATTCAGCAATCATTTGTTGAATGCCTATCAGGCTCTGAGCTTGTTACcagtgtttcaaaaatgaaaagacacaatCCTTCAGGAGCTTGCAAGCATACCTACAATTATAGTGTAATGTGACTGACTGACTTATCAAAAACACATAACATagccgggtctggtggctcatgcctgtaaccccagcactttgggaggctgaggcaggaggattgcttgacctcaggagtttgagactggcctgggccacgttgtgagaccctcatctctacaaaaaataaaaaaattacccaggtgtggtgatgcatgcctgtggtaccagttactttggaggctgaggtaggaggatagcttgaacccagaaggttgaggctgtagtgagttgtgattgtaccactgcactccagcctgggtgacagagcaagactccgtcttaaaaaaaaagaaaggagagagagagaaaaggaaggaaggaaactctTCTACTATATATCTCTAACCCTGCTACTTCCTAAAATTTAGTCTTGTAGCTCCACCACTCCAATAGTGTCATTATTACCCATATCCTTCAAGAATAATGCTTGTATTCAACATGAAAAGAGAagaagttggctgggcacggtggttcacacctctaatcccagcactttgggaggctgaggcaggtggatctcttgagtccaggagtttgagaccagcctgggcaacatggtgaaacctgtttctacaaaaaatacaaaaattagcctggtgtggtggggcatgcctgtagtcctagctacttgggaggctgaggggggaggattgcttgagcccaggaggcagaggctgcagtgagctgagattgtgccaatgcactccagcctgggggacagtgagactatgtctccaaaaaaaaagaaaaattaaagagaagagATTAAGAACAGCATGAAGTAACCTCAACATTAAAGGGGCTGGAAGAGGAAGTTCTAAGAGGAGCCAGTTTAGATATAAGATGACTGAGAAGGACCTACTTACTGGAGAAGGTAGGAAGAGGAATAAGAAAGTAGAACCTTTGTAGCTATGGTGCAGGAGAATGTTAAATAATGTCATGATACACAGAAGTCAAATAAGATGAGGACTGAAAGCTGTCTTTTGGTTTTGGCATACTTGGTGACCTTAGTATGGTTTCTTTAGTGGATAGGAAAGAGGTTTGGAAAGGTAGAAGTGAAGACAAGGACACAACTGAGAGAATAGCAGACATTTTCAAAATActggaagaggagaaaggaagagcaaGTAAACAAGGGATTAAGGGAGGAGTTTTTTCCTTCTAGATGGGAGAGACTTCAGTATATTTCTATGTCTGTGAAAGGAGTATAGTGTTCTTATGATGGGAGGGGTGGTATGAGCCCCACAAtatttacaacattttaaaaggtaattgtGAGTTTTTAAACttactaaattaaaatattaatactaattataaatttaattagaaaattttaagtttttaaaaaatatttgggcaGGCCATCTCAACCAAATGACATGTAAATGTGCAAATATGCCCTTAGATCTAGAGTTTGTATAGTAGATTCTGCTTACTGTAACTACTTTGAGAACAGTGGCTTGTTTCTGTGAATGGagtgttcttgtttttttaaaggagaaattgTGTATAAAAAGGATTTTGATAGTTTTGGGGACAACAGCTAAATACAAGGGTAGAGTCTTTATTTTGTGCAATGTAAGATAATCATTTTTCCGAAAAGAATTTAAGGAAGAAGCCAAGCCTCTTCAAACTGAATCACCCTGCTTAAATTTTATGACATAAAATTTCTGTctttcggccaggcatggtggctcacatctataatcccagcactttggtaggccgaggcaggtggatcacttgaggtcaggagttcaagaccagcctaaccaacatggtgaaaccccgtttctactaaaaatacaaaaaaaattagctgggcatggtggtgcacacttgtaatcccagctactagagaggctgaggcaggagaatcacttgaacccacaaggcggaggttgcagtgagctgagagcgcaccattgcactccagcccgggcaacaaaagcgaagctccatctcaaaaaaaaaaaaaaaaaaaaaatgctgtctttcttttcttgagataggCGTGATGGGAAAGTTTGTCAGGAATGTTGTGGGAGTTATGTGAGACAAAAGTGTAACAGAAtcctagatttaaaaatattatgccatcaagatatatttgtatattattcataaatattacttaaagtattttataacttacagtatatacatttttaacattcattattttatttggctTACCCAGTAATCTTGGGATGCAGTCAGAGCTCGAGGTATGGAAACAAAGCCAGACGATGACTTGACTGTCCTGgactgtagctgggactataggcatgtgcctgcgccaccactcctgagtaactttttatagagacagggttttgccatgttgcccaggctggtctcaaactcctgggcccaagcagtctgcccgcgttggcctcccaaagtgctgggattatagacgtgagccaccgagcctggccagaAATTTTCAACAGCTTTTCGTTTATTGAATTTCTGTTGTgtgctatttatatttttcaacattGAGCTAAGAACCAAAAATGGTAATTCTAATAcagtaatatttaaataattagttACAGGATATGTGTATTGTTTTAATATGTAGATACACAAATGATTTTTCTTAAGTTGGACCCAATTTTAGTTTTTGAGTCCTTTTTCAAGTGGTTCTACCTATAGATTTGatactttatgttttattctttccttgaGGTCTTCAAAGAAggagaacatttattttttgaaattaccATATGGACCTTTTGGTCCCTTTTATATTTCTGTCATATATAACGGGATCttagttatttgattttttcctatATCTTGAGATAGTTTGCTATTACATCCTaggaactattttatttatttttattttactgtaagttctgggatacatgtgcagaacatgcaggtttgttacatagatagacatgtgtcatggtggtttgctgtaactgtcaacccgtcatctaggttttaaaccccgcatgcattaggtatttgtcctaatactctccctcccctttccccccactccccaacaggccccggtgtgtgatgatcccctccctgtgtccatgtgttctcattgtttagctcccacttatgaatgagaacatgcagtgtttggttttctgttcctaggAACTATTTTATCTTTACTACTTAGTTATTTCCAACTGTATTAAAAAGAGaccaaaataataagaaaacagaaaaatggtgGCATCATCTAGAAGGATagtgcaattttgaaaaaaaaaatccagtgttTTATCATCTTTCCAGAAAGTACAAAAGTGTAGAGACAGTATTTTTGTAGTCTttgccctcctttttttttttttttttaactttcattgaACACATTTGAGAattcagaatttttcattttctgctcCTAATGACAGGAAGATTTACAAGATGTTTCACAGTTACTAGATGAATCAGGGGATGGTGTAAAGCCAGTGATAGTGGCATCCAAAATTGTAGTGATGTTGAAATTGACCATATAAGGGAAATCTCAGACCATGAGTCTTCAGATGACAATATCCTTGTTCATTTTTCTCAAACTCAGTAATTGATAAGTGAACAAATATTTCTGAGCACAAAAAGTATATATGATTTCTCATATAAGTAGTCATTCAACAGAAAGGATTTTATCATGCAATATTTTGCAAAAAGAACTTGGAGCATCTTGTTTTGCTTTAAAGACATGTGAAAACATTCTTTATCTTCTATATTTGACACAAAAAATTACTTGAGATAGTTCGTTAGTGGACAGATGCTAAAGGTAGGTATGTGTACCTCATCTACAAATGAAAATGGTAATTCTGAAGCAGAGAGAATGTCTGTCTCTTCAAGAAATTATGAGTTGTCAAGGGTTTCAAAAGTAAAGCATCCTATGATACAAGTCCAAGAAGTGGTAGAAGTAAAGAAAAGCTAAAACCTATTAGAAATGTAtttgaggccaggcgcaatggctcatgcctgtaatcccagcactttgggaggccaagacaggcggatcacctgaggttgggcgttcaagaccagcctggccaacatggtgaaaccccctaaaagtataaaaaattagccaggcatggtggcacacgcttgtaatcccagctactcgggaggctgaggtaggagaaacgcttgaagctaggaggccggaggttgcattgagccaagatcacgccaccgcactccagcctgggtgacagtgtaagACTCCGTCGCattcatagatagatagatagatatagatagatagatagatagatagatagatagatagatagatagatggatagatagatatagatagaattTAAAACCAAGAATCAGTACTTACAAGATGAATGTTCATAGGATTAGGCATGACAGTTGATGAGGAGttagttacattaaaaaaaaaaaaaaaaaacctggccgggcgcagcagctcacatctgtaatcccagcactttgggaggccgaggcgggcagatcatgaggtcaggagatcgagaccatcctagctaacacagtgaaaccccgtctctattaaaaataaaaaataaaaaaaaattagccgggcatggtggcaggcacctgtagtcccagctgctcaggaggctgaggcaggagaatggcgtgaacccaggaggcagagcttgcagtgacctgagatcacgtcactgcactccagcctgggcgacagagctagactcaatctcaaaaacaaaaacaaaaacaaaaacaaaaacaaaaaccttttggCCATTCGAGGTCTAGATAACTTTAAAACCAAGTTATTATAGAATAAGAAATTGGGTTTACTCTCTTTTAAAGTCTTAATAAAATGCTTAATGAAGTCGTTTCATTGTTCTCTTATTAAAAGGGTCCATTGTGATACCTGTTTCTCCTGGTATACTGACCATTTAAACATGGACAGAAGTTATTTCCTCTCTGTCTGTAATAACTCCTCCTTCTGTTTTCTCTATCACAAcacacagtttttttgtttttaatttttagcgcATGAGGGCAGGGCCTATGTTTGTCTTGTTCATGGTTAATCTCCTTACCTAGTGCCTGACACATGTAAATGTGCAATAAAATTTATCAAACaagtagtttcttttctttttttttttttttttgttccagaagacagggtctcactctgtcacccagggtggaatgcagtggtgtgatcgtggctcactgcaacctccacctcctgggctcaagcgatttttccacctcagcctcctacaggCGCATACCTTTACTggccaatttctgtattttttttgtagagacgggttttcactatgttgcccaggctggcctcgaacctggactcaaatgatctgcctgccttggcctcccaaagtgctgggattacaggtgtgagccaccacgcttggttgTAAACAGGTGGTTTTTTATAAAATCTTTCCTAGGTTAGATTTTTGGGCGTTTGTTAGCCAGAGTATCAACAGATTCACAATATGTATGGATTTagtccagccttttttttttatgagatttaCCATATCGCTTCAATTTACCATATATTTTGGTGTTACTAAGCAGATTACTTCTTTTGAAATTTGAGTTATGCTGCCTCTTTTtagtaaagaatgtcattgtttttaatactctttttctttctttcctttctttcatcttACCTGTCCAACATGACAAAGCTAAATTATGATGAAGTTGATCAAGCTGAAAATATTATTCCTATAATATTTAGCACATGGGATTTTTGTCAGTGGGGGTGGAAGGCAGACTGTAGTTGAAAATTGCATATATGAAGCCAACATGTATTGACCTCCTGCTCACACAGAAGGTCAGCCAGCTCCAAAAATATTTTGTCCTAATGCGTAATAAAATGTTCCCCCTTTTCTTACATTATAGTAAATCAACAGACTGCCAAACTTATACCTTCTATTTGGGCTATCTATGAAAGATACATAGGGATCCCCAAATTGGTGAACATCATATCTGACAAATACAGTCTAATCATGGCATATGTGAATAAGTAGATGATGGACTGTAGTTGGCCAGTGGCTAGACAGTAGTCATTTATTAACTAGGCAACCATTTTGTGCACATCAACTCCTTATCACAGAACCTTTGGCATTACTAAAAGTGTACTGTCAAAACCATGAGTGATAAATCTGTGAACATAAAAgggtatattttataaatgatactCTGCCCTTTATTTCCTGAGTTAACTATTTCCTACCTCTAAAATTTCCTCCTATCCTGATTTTTCTCATCAAATAGAAAAGGGATCACAAACCTTAAGATACCTGGAGATAGAAgggctttatttttaatagggcATGGAGTTGAGTGACTTATGATGTTGTAAAAAGATCATCATAAACTGTGTTCCTCCTTCCTTCAGTGAAAGCTCTTTAGCTCCTAGAGAGCAGCAGAGAACTTTATTTGAATAATTGAActatatacatttatgttttgTGCTTCTTTTCTCTCAAAATTGAACCAGATGAAATAATCATAGAATTGAGGTACAAAAATCATAATCTTTAAGTGAAAATCAACCTTcacattaaaataagaataaaaatggaatagttgtgtagtatacatttaggTAAGCCtaggataaaaagagaaagatatgcAACTactcaagaacagaaaaaaagaaccaCTATAGAAAATTTGTTGATGGTtagaaaataacaacaaacaaCACTAGGTACAGAGATTACATGATCATTTATTAGACCACTAGTCTCACATTTTTACTTCTACTGTAGTGTAGTACCTTTCTGTTTCAGACTAATGCCAGTAATCTTTGTAAAATTCAAGTCTGAATTTCTTCAGTGACTTATCATCACTTAAGGATAAAATCAGACTGCTTAGCTTTTAATCATGGGATCCCTTCTTATCTGTCCAGCTTGGTTTTTTTTCACTCTGCCACTCTGCTCTCCATCTCAAACTTTATCTTATAGTAGTAACAGTATTCACCAGATATATTGCATTTCCTCAAGCTTCTTTttaaagtgtggtccccagaGACATCAGCATAACTTGGAAACTAGTTAGAAATACAGTTTCTTGGGCTCTACTTCaaggcctactgaatcagaaatccTGCGGGGTAGGGCTAAGCAAGCTAAACAAGCCTTCTTGGTGATTCTGATGTACCTTATATTTGAAAACCACCACCTTAACCCTTTTCTAACCTCAGCCGTTAACTACCATACTTTCAATATCACTTTTATTTGTGCAACTCTTAATCTACATCTCAAACTCTATGTCAGTCCTATTTTTTAAGTTGTATATTGGACATCTGTCCTGGATATCCTTTCAGTAGTTCAGACTGTCTAGGCCCTGAGCAAAATTCATTATCCATCTCCTGATATCTGCTTTACATACTGTTTCCTATTTTCTCTCAGCCATGCAGCTTTAATTCTTAGATTGTacaatattttctcattattttttatgttgtctTGCCATAGAggaacaggagaaaaaaagattttttaaaaactgtactaACCAAAAAAGGGTGAGGATTTTTCAGGCAATAAAGTTACCATTGTTTGTAGAGCAtctgttaaaatgtatttttatcttcttccctccttccctctgcctCTTTCCTTGCTatatccttctttctctcttaagAACTTAGAGACTGTATTTTGAATCTTAACCTCAGTTGTGCAAGTTCTGTGGCAAAGCTGGACAGGTGAAAGCTTGTACCAGCATCAGATGTTGAAGCCAGGCAACATTTCAGATATCCCTGAACAGTTCTTAcagtaggtcctcaataaatattttctaaatgagtAAGTTAGCAAGTAGATGAGTCTCAAAAGACTGGGCAGATCTCCAGGGTCAAAAGAGCATGGTGAGATTGTGGCTGGAGATGTAAGAAACTTAAAGGATTTAAGCAATAAGGAGTGAGAAATtttgataataaatgtttattaaatgaataaatgaaaagcttTAAAGAACAGATAGCCATTGTCACAAATGGTCAGGTATTTCCTTCTCTGAAGGAGggataaattattatttcagtgAAAACTTTGAAGTTTGATTTTTAGAACTCATGTTTATATGGGTACATCCCATTTTTttgatatacatttaaaataatttcttatgttGATTTACGTAACAGTATTCTAATGTTTGAGCATATATCTTAGACTATAAATTTTAATTGTTATAGTTTGTTCCATTTTTGTTGAACGGGAAAAACtgatatatatctttaaaattgtatatttaaattacCTTATACATGAGGAATTTTTATACTTGAAAGTTATTGTTATTAACTTGTTTTCATAATGTGAGATATTCTGTCATAAAGCACTTATGTTTTAAGTTGTAATTTAAAATACCTTTCTTTTTAACATGCACACAGGAAACCTCGACCTGTCTCCCAGTTGGTTGCACAGCAGGTTACTCAGCAGTTTGTGCCTCCTACAcagtcaaagaaagagaaaaaagataaagtagaaaaagaaaaaagtgaaaaggaaacaACTAGCAAAAAGAATAGCCATAAGAAAACCAGGTAAATGTGAAGAGTGTTTTatgacatttttgaaataataaaaccatttaatttttttttaaccttgataTACTAATATACACAAAGTGGAAGTAAAATATTTGGTCTCCTTTATTATAAGGTATCAGGAAAGGTTTTACTGAGTTTGAAAGATACATAGGAAATTAAACACAGAAGCCACAAATACAAGCTTAAATGTGatgatgcttttttctttttacgaGATTGGAAGACATTTGTgtctgggtttgttttgttttgttttgtttttcccttaaGAAGAGCTATTTGAACCAGGAGTGGTTTTCAACATACCGAACAGATAATTGCATGGGTTTTAACCTATCAAAATGGTCATGCGTTCAGTCATAACAATCATGATACCCTTATTAGTGTGTGTCAGTGGAGTAACAGTCTTCCTTGCATGTAGCTCAACCTTAGCTTTTATCACCTTCCTCCATGGTGCAACTATTTCATTGTTGTCTAAAAcatctattttaataaaattaataagctgTCTGCAAAATTATGATACAGCTATAGAAGCACAAGTTCTACTTCTAGGCTGTCACAGTTTTTTGGTTGCATTGAAGAATGTTCATGAATGATTGGTTTGATTAATGTTAATGAGTTGAAACATTTTATGATGTTTTTGTGGCTAGTTACACATAAAttgctttaaatatatgtattcattttgttacttttaccacttttattatttattatatgctCAGAAATTTGGTAGAGGGAAAAGCtagtttaaaatttcatttttttatgtttaggcCAAGATTGAAAAATGTGGATCGGAGTAGTGCTCAGCATTTGGAAGTTACTGTTGGAGATCTGACAGTCATTATTACAGACTTTAAGGAGAAAACAAAGTCACCGCCTGCATCTAGTGCTGCTTCTGCAGATCAACACAGTCAAAGCGGCTCTAGCT
The sequence above is a segment of the Pan paniscus chromosome 10, NHGRI_mPanPan1-v2.0_pri, whole genome shotgun sequence genome. Coding sequences within it:
- the YAF2 gene encoding YY1-associated factor 2 isoform X4, which codes for MCGRAPPPEITGREPGYHLVEQSCWLKPLPRNLGHSLFWTVWKPRPVSQLVAQQVTQQFVPPTQSKKEKKDKVEKEKSEKETTSKKNSHKKTRPRLKNVDRSSAQHLEVTVGDLTVIITDFKEKTKSPPASSAASADQHSQSGSSSDNTERGMSRSSSPRGEASSLNGESH
- the YAF2 gene encoding YY1-associated factor 2 isoform X3; translation: MGDKKSPTRPKRQPKPSSDEGYWDCSVCTFRNSAEAFKCMMCDVRKGTSTRKPRPVSQLVAQQVTQQFVPPTQSKKEKKDKVEKEKSEKETTSKKNSHKKTRPRLKNVDRSSAQHLEVTVGDLTVIITDFKEKTKSPPASSAASADQHSQSGSSSDNTERGMSRSSSPRGEASSLNGESH
- the YAF2 gene encoding YY1-associated factor 2 isoform X2 codes for the protein MCGRAPPPEKKKLDHLPVTGVLLLGNLHRSTLFEVIVSASRTKEPLKFPISGRKPRPVSQLVAQQVTQQFVPPTQSKKEKKDKVEKEKSEKETTSKKNSHKKTRPRLKNVDRSSAQHLEVTVGDLTVIITDFKEKTKSPPASSAASADQHSQSGSSSDNTERGMSRSSSPRGEASSLNGESH
- the YAF2 gene encoding YY1-associated factor 2 isoform X1; the protein is MGDKKSPTRPKRQPKPSSDEGYWDCSVCTFRNSAEAFKCMMCDVRKGTSTRSTLFEVIVSASRTKEPLKFPISGRKPRPVSQLVAQQVTQQFVPPTQSKKEKKDKVEKEKSEKETTSKKNSHKKTRPRLKNVDRSSAQHLEVTVGDLTVIITDFKEKTKSPPASSAASADQHSQSGSSSDNTERGMSRSSSPRGEASSLNGESH